A DNA window from Daucus carota subsp. sativus chromosome 3, DH1 v3.0, whole genome shotgun sequence contains the following coding sequences:
- the LOC108215269 gene encoding uncharacterized protein LOC108215269, whose amino-acid sequence MTTLVPTSEEDPALSVVRFTSEISWADAGPEVAEPQVSRLCLEASECMLAGRWLDLTSLMLTSADVIFSKASDKDLECIFTVICNLVKKTGSLDEALEMAKLISTKVTQQPNDKPALRLKIMFNLYNLLENPYSRFFVYMKALNLAVNGKVIEHVVPSFKKIDSFLKEWNLGVQDQRELFLSVSNILKESKSSAKDSFKFLTKYLATFSDEDAQNMAEAKEEAVRAVVEFVKTPDMFQCDLLDMPAVAQLEKDAKYESVYQLLKIFLTQKLDAYLEFHSANSSLLKNYGILHEDCVAKMRLMSLVDLGANESGHIPYDLIKHTLQIADDEVEGWVVKAITAKLLDCKIDQMNQIIIVSRCTERVFGLNQWQSLRTKLATWRGNISNVIATIQANKVAEDGAQLMQGLAIH is encoded by the exons ATGACGACTCTCGTACCAACCTCCGAAGAAGATCCAGCCCTCTCCGTCGTTCGCTTCACCTCCGAGATCTCATGGGCCGATGCCGGTCCCGAG gttGCTGAGCCACAAGTGAGTCGTTTGTGCTTGGAGGCTTCGGAATGTATGCTCGCTGGAAGATGGTTGGATTTGACCTCTCTTATGCTCACTTCCGCTGATGTCATTTTCTCCAAAGCTTCCGACAAAG ATCTTGAGTGCATCTTTACTGTCATATGCAATCTTGTCAAGAAGACAGGCAGTCTTGATGAAGCACTGGAGATGGCAAAGCTCATCTCCACCAAGGTCACTCAACAGCCTAATGATAAGCCCGCTCTTCGTCTCAAAAT CATGTTTAATCTGTACAACCTATTGGAGAATCCATACAGTCGGTTCTTTGTATACATGAAGGCCCTTAATTTGGCTGTCAACGGGAAGGTCATTGAACATGTTGTTCCCTCTTTCAAGAAAATTGATAGTTTTCTCAAGGAGTGGAATCTTGGGGTTCAGGATCAGAGAGAACTCTTTCTCTCTGTGTCGAATATTTTGAAAGAAAGTAAAAG CTCGGCTAAGGATTCTTTCAAATTTCTGACCAAATATCTAGCAACATTTTCTGATGAAGATGCACAGAATATGGCAGAAGCTAAAGAAGAAGCAGTACGAGCCGTTGTTGAATTTGTGAAAACACCAGACATGTTTCAG TGTGACTTGCTTGATATGCCTGCGGTAGCGCAATTGGAGAAAGATGCAAAATATGAGTCGGTATATCAACTTCTGAAGATTTTCCTGACTCAAAAGCTAGATGCTTACTTGGAATTTCATTCAGCAAATTCTTCATTGCTGAAAAACTATG GTATTCTTCATGAGGACTGTGTAGCAAAGATGAGATTGATGTCGTTGGTTGATCTTGGGGCCAATGAGTCTGGTCATATTCCATATGATCTAATTAAACATACATTACAA ATTGCCGATGACGAGGTGGAAGGATGGGTTGTTAAGGCAATCACCGCCAAGTTGTTGGACTGCAAGATTGATCAGATGAATCAAATAATTATCGTGAG CCGGTGCACTGAGCGAGTATTTGGGTTGAATCAATGGCAGTCTCTCCGGACGAAGCTGGCAACATGGAGG GGTAATATTTCAAACGTAATCGCCACAATCCAAGCAAACAAGGTGGCGGAAGATGGTGCACAGTTGATGCAGGGCTTGGCAATACATTGA
- the LOC108212558 gene encoding receptor-like protein kinase ANXUR1, producing the protein MTIVAVKRLNSKSRQGAREFWTEIEMLSNFRHSHLVSLIGYCNEDQEMILVYEYMPHGTLSDHLYKSSRNGPVVPQLLSWERRLNICIGAARGLDYLHTGTGLHQRVIHRDVKSSNILLDEHWEAKVSDFGLSKIGPANQSCSHVSTHVRGTFGYMDPEYFLTHRLTRKSDVYSFGVVLFEVLSGRRAMDMKIDEAQQDLARYAHRCIQQGTIYQIIDSTLEGQISKDCLKVFVEIADQCLLYQHHKRPTMADVTAKLEFAMELQKRTPSFADHTNLMDTGRHFHNQENNETVGVLENQEDTIGVVICNQEDNTAGLVENQRKFSSLKMKNKGILKLVARKVYKAFSRGKESIAKKNADNSISTRLKPSNLESFGSARTLSTESSSSIPRSLSEETRIRQFSFLEIEDATSSFNADRILSHGHQGVVFRGRIDFAHTEVAITEVNLTSQKRGYEAFRNDILHTKISHFHVLPLIGYCREDIDDLYLVSKYMSHGSLDYHLRDNNDTPLTWNLRLRICIGAAKGLNHLHRGIVGQIMTHGRMKPDKILLDKNWIPKVSGYGLWKLGTSLMNLPTYSSQFDSWETWAYTSPEQKARALLTTKSDVYSMGVVLLNVLFDWRQIISSLASLNGAQESLYIWVKNNMRDASLVSFMDSNVAGTVTPECFTEIIDIALHCLMRNKDERPSMEDVVRRLEYAFGLQKDKTLNFPHNGHIRMSRRIINEDEAVRMSSWRWNTEMSVASFDFDSVEIVR; encoded by the coding sequence ATGACCATTGTTGCGGTGAAGCGGTTGAATTCTAAGTCCAGGCAAGGAGCCAGAGAGTTCTGGACCGAGATTGAGATGCTCTCTAATTTTCGACATAGCCATCTTGTGTCCCTGATTGGTTATTGTAACGAGGATCAGGAGATGATACTTGTTTATGAGTACATGCCTCATGGCACACTTTCTGATCACTTGTATAAAAGCAGCAGAAATGGCCCTGTTGTTCCTCAGCTTCTGTCCTGGGAACGACGCTTGAACATATGCATTGGTGCAGCACGTGGATTAGATTACCTTCATACGGGGACAGGTCTGCACCAAAGAGTGATACACCGCGATGTGAAGAGCTCAAACATCCTCTTAGACGAGCACTGGGAGGCTAAAGTTTCTGATTTTGGTTTGTCCAAAATTGGCCCTGCTAATCAGTCATGTTCACACGTAAGCACACATGTCCGAGGCACGTTTGGATATATGGATCCAGAGTATTTCTTGACACATAGACTGACTAGAAAATCTGATGTATATTCATTTGGAGTTGTTTTATTTGAAGTGCTGTCCGGAAGGCGAGCTATGGATATGAAAATTGATGAGGCCCAGCAAGATCTAGCACGATATGCTCATCGATGCATTCAACAAGGAACAATATATCAGATCATCGATTCTACTCTTGAAGGACAAATCTCAAAAGACTGTCTAAAGGTGTTTGTAGAGATTGCAGATCAGTGTTTGctttatcaacaccacaaacgCCCTACAATGGCCGATGTCACTGCAAAGCTTGAGTTTGCCATGGAGTTACAAAAGAGAACACCGTCTTTTGCAGACCACACAAATCTTATGGATACTGGAAGGCATTTTCACAATCAAGAAAATAATGAAACTGTTGGTGTTCTTGAAAATCAAGAGGATACTATTGGTGTGGTTATTTGCAATCAAGAGGATAATACTGCTGGTTTAGTTGAAAATCAGAGAAAATTTTCCTCTTTAAAGATGAAAAACAAAGGTATACTGAAACTCGTTGCTAGAAAGGTGTACAAAGCATTTTCTAGAGGTAAGGAAAGTATAGCGAAGAAGAATGCAGATAACAGCATTTCCACTAGACTGAAACCAAGCAACCTGGAATCATTTGGAAGTGCACGGACACTATCTACTGAATCTTCTTCATCCATACCTCGCTCTCTGTCAGAAGAAACACGTATCCGCCAGTTTTCATTTCTTGAGATTGAAGATGCCACCAGCTCGTTCAATGCAGATCGAATCCTATCACACGGACATCAAGGTGTGGTGTTCAGAGGCCGTATTGATTTTGCACATACAGAGGTAGCTATCACAGAAGTGAATTTAACTAGTCAAAAAAGAGGATATGAAGCTTTTCGCAATGATATTCTACACACTAAGATTAGTCATTTTCATGTGCTGCCATTGATTGGATATTGTCGCGAAGATATAGATGATTTGTATCTGGTGTCCAAGTACATGTCCCACGGATCACTAGATTATCATCTCCGCGACAACAATGATACTCCTTTGACATGGAACTTGAGGCTCCGGATTTGCATCGGGGCTGCCAAAGGCTTGAACCATCTCCACAGAGGCATTGTTGGTCAAATAATGACACACGGAAGAATGAAGCCAGACAAGATTCTCTTAGATAAGAACTGGATCCCTAAAGTCTCTGGCTATGGCTTATGGAAATTAGGAACCTCACTAATGAATTTACCCACGTACTCGAGTCAGTTTGATTCTTGGGAGACATGGGCGTATACGTCTCCAGAGCAAAAGGCACGGGCATTGTTGACAACAAAATCAGATGTTTACTCAATGGGAGTTGTCTTGCTGAATGTACTGTTTGATTGGAGACAAATAATATCGAGTTTGGCCTCTCTTAACGGAGCACAGGAGAGTTTGTATATTTgggttaaaaataacatgagaGATGCAAGTCTTGTTTCATTCATGGACTCGAATGTTGCAGGAACAGTGACACCGGAATGTTTCACTGAGATAATAGATATTGCTTTGCACTGTTTGATGAGAAATAAGGATGAACGTCCATCAATGGAGGATGTGGTGAGGAGGTTGGAGTATGCATTTGGTTTGCAGAAAGATAAAACCTTAAACTTTCCTCATAACGGTCATATCCGGATGAGCAGACGGATCATAAACGAAGACGAGGCTGTGAGGATGAGTAGTTGGAGGTGGAATACGGAGATGAGTGTTGCCAGTTTCGATTTTGACAGTGTTGAAATAGTTAGATAA
- the LOC108214568 gene encoding protein LONGIFOLIA 1 isoform X1 — protein sequence MSTKLLRSLTDEKADMQKQIGCMNGIFQLFGRANSHNHKRLPPGTCRSSEPEIEQNYTMQKSLKSVPTQFRKEKKLMTNVELSRTSCSSSCSSSTFSSVDYNKTSQSEPSSSCHSNLPEMTSVVSPPKQPNSSLQLSRQSVDLRDIVKESMYKQSPGLSVKTNTTEEKAYEAIKQKDSPRPQQQHKHVQAEVDRRDVSLQVLSKLRDGPWNANKERFSALPLVPRDSPRYSYDETESRRKLKSTTKLKELPRLSLDSRERSPRISSSECRKNQMPRKDEESRVHGQIITENQEPGSNKKPSAIVARLMGFEPIPDTAPTEGQAIEVKSCLLEESETISPSLKVLARSRQSTGSGSPKVHCNTSVSPRLKNDSVYMDSISGSMFSVKKAPRTQIDSNQGSRRQSMNCQETSTKLPLASSSVYSEIKKKLGELEFRNDGKDLRALKQIIEAMERKKESLDSKKNEEQNPNSESCTSQSSSNNSSNQAPAQRRRCNSPVSPVKGSTSPKNRGTQIVKARSAKLIENSVIPDDDKSCLQKIWSGENAENIKNFAERRTAREFSLRNNCRRDSSGPLPYIEEKKIDEPVNSLQHLKASQQTGRKNLANFRKSSPNLNPRMPQKKHGMEKLSGFATQSSDLKISRIQSSKLPTEPSSPTKRQCQNSAIQHKRDDQIRRSPTGPRNMNKGDSRGSMQTQNAFRLDVQIDRKSKSKSTYCTTEIISPYKPKDPNKGDAIAKYAGERLITELPAPLEQPSPISVLDITFYEDDNPSPVKKISTVFQDNDNVNGDESEWISGHIDCLQSSRASKFDQRTLNDVSHLVQELGLLNTSQDKAATDHHKSLTNPDHRYVAEILTSTGLLRDLGSSTTMTGIQINQAGLLVNPELYHVLEKDTEVALEQVDKKSVRSTGREKVQRRLVFDAVSEILLEGSFDLRTVQTKMGERRTSGEKLLEELCTKLDQQQATPDDSLNDIDDELKSILRADIMNKRKNWTGYSSQLAGLVLDIERMIFKDLIGEIVREG from the exons ATGTCGACGAAGCTTCTACGTTCATTAACAGATGAAAAGGCAGATATGCAGAAACAAATTGGATGCATGAATGGAATTTTCCAGCTCTTTGGAAGAGCCAATAGTCACAACCACAAAAGGCTTCCTCCAG GCACATGTCGCAGTAGTGAACCTGAAATAGAGCAAAATTATACGATGCAGAAATCTCTG AAAAGCGTCCCAACGCAGTTCAGGAAAGAGAAGAAGCTAATGACCAATGTGGAATTATCAAGAACCTCATGTTCATCCTCGTGTTCATCCTCTACTTTCTCATCAGTAGATTATAATAAAACAAGTCAATCGGAACCATCATCATCCTGCCACAGCAATTTACCTGAAATGACATCTGTGGTCTCACCTCCAAAACAGCCAAACTCCTCGTTGCAGTTGTCTCGGCAATCTGTAGATCTTCGTGACATAGTTAAGGAGTCCATGTACAAACAGTCCCCTGGATTATCAGTTAAAACCAACACCACAGAAGAAAAGGCATATGAAGCCATAAAGCAAAAGGATTCTCCTCGGCCCCAGCAGCAACACAAACATGTTCAAGCCGAAGTTGACAGACGTGATGTATCGCTTCAAGTTCTAAGTAAGCTTCGTGATGGACCATGGAACGCCAACAAAGAGAGGTTTAGTGCTTTGCCATTGGTGCCAAGAGACAGTCCACGATACTCTTATGATGAAACAGAATCACGAcgtaaattaaaatcaaccacAAAACTCAAAGAGCTTCCAAGGCTATCACTGGACAGCAGAGAACGCTCTCCCAGGATATCTTCTTCTGAATGTAGAAAAAACCAAATGCCGAGGAAAGATGAGGAATCTAGGGTACATGGTCAAATCATAACCGAGAACCAAGAGCCAGGCAGTAACAAAAAACCATCTGCAATTGTAGCAAGATTGATGGGTTTTGAGCCTATCCCAGACACTGCTCCAACCGAAGGTCAGGCAATAGAAGTGAAATCCTGCCTGCTTGAAGAATCTGAAACTATCTCACCATCTTTAAAAGTTCTTGCTCGGAGCAGGCAAAGTACAGGTTCGGGATCTCCAAAGGTTCACTGCAATACGTCTGTCTCTCCTAGACTCAAAAATGACAGCGTATACATGGATTCAATCTCGGGTTCAATGTTTTCAGTTAAAAAAGCTCCAAGGACACAGATAGACAGCAATCAAGGCTCTCGGAGGCAATCGATGAATTGCCAAGAAACATCCACAAAGCTTCCACTAGCATCTTCTTCTGTTTATAGTGAAATCAAGAAAAAGTTAGGTGAACTTGAATTCAGAAATGATGGCAAGGATCTCAGAGCTCTCAAACAGATAATTGAAGCAATGGAAAGGAAAAAAGAGAGTTTAGACagcaaaaagaatgaagagcaaaACCCAAATTCTGAGTCTTGTACAAGTCAAAGCAGCTCCAACAACAGCTCAAATCAGGCACCTGCACAGAGAAGGAGATGTAACAGCCCAGTTTCACCCGTCAAGGGGTCGACTTCTCCTAAAAACCGTGGAACGCAAATTGTCAAAGCCAGATCAGCTAAGCTTATTGAGAACTCTGTAATTCCAGATGACGATAAATCATGTCTCCAGAAGATATGGTCTGGAGAGAATGCTGAAAACATAAAAAACTTTGCTGAAAGGCGAACAGCAAGAGAATTTAGTCTTAGAAACAATTGTCGCAGAGACTCATCTGGGCCTCTACCTTATATTGAGGAAAAGAAAATTGATGAACCTGTAAATTCGTTGCAGCATCTAAAGGCTTCTCAACAGACAGGTAGAAAAAACCTTGCCaactttaggaagagctctccAAATTTGAACCCAAGAATGCCACAGAAAAAACATGGGATGGAGAAGCTGTCTGGTTTCGCCACCCAGTCATCTGACTTGAAAATCTCTCGAATTCAATCAAGTAAGCTGCCAACAGAACCAAGCTCCCCAACAAAAAGACAATGCCAAAACTCTGCCATTCAGCATAAGAGAGATGACCAAATAAGAAGATCACCAACAGGTCCTCGAAATATGAACAAAGGAGATAGTAGAGGCTCTATGCAAACACAAAATGCTTTTCGGTTGGACGTGCagatagacagaaaaagcaaaagCAAAAGCACATACTGTACAACGGAGATTATCAGCCCTTACAAGCCGAAGGACCCTAACAAAGGA GATGCTATAGCTAAGTATGCTGGGGAGAGATTGATTACCGAACTCCCAGCTCCATTAGAGCAACCGAGTCCTATATCCGTGCTTGATATTACATTCTATGAAGATGACAACCCATCTCCTGTTAAGAAGATATCAACCGTTTTTCAAG ATAATGACAATGTAAATGGTGATGAGTCTGAGTGGATTTCAGGGCATATAGATTGCTTACAGAGCAGCAGAGCCTCTAAGTTTGATCAGAGAACATTAAATGATGTCAGCCACTTGGTTCAAGAACTTGGACTACTGAACACAAGTCAAGATAAAGCTGCAACAGATCACCACAAATCTCTTACAAATCCAGATCATAGATACGTTGCTGAGATTTTAACGTCAACAGGTTTACTTAGGGATCTAGGCTCCAGCACGACGATGACAGGTATTCAGATCAATCAAGCAGGACTCTTAGTAAATCCAGAACTGTATCATGTTCTGGAGAAGGATACTGAGGTTGCACTTGAACAAGTGGACAAGAAGAGTGTGAGATCGACAGGAAGGGAAAAAGTGCAAAGGAGACTAGTGTTTGACGCTGTCAGTGAGATACTTTTGGAAGGTTCCTTCGATTTGAGGACAGTCCAAACCAAGATGGGAGAAAGAAGAACGTCTGGAGAAAAGCTTTTAGAAGAACTGTGCACAAAACTGGATCAACAACAAGCTACTCCAGACGACAGCCTAAACGACATAGATGATGAATTGAAAAGCATCTTAAGGGCTGATATAATGAATAAACGGAAAAATTGGACAGGTTATAGCAGCCAACTTGCAGGACTAGTGTTAGATATAGAGAGAATGATCTTCAAAGACCTGATTGGCGAGATTGTGAGAGAGGGCTAG
- the LOC108213179 gene encoding large ribosomal subunit protein eL39x — MPSHKTFMIKKKLAKKMRQNRPIPHWIRMRTDNTIRYNAKRRHWRRTKLGF, encoded by the exons ATG CCGTCGCACAAGACTTTCATGATAAAGAAGAAGCTGGCGAAGAAGATGAGGCAGAACCGTCCCATTCCTCACTGGATCCGTATGCGCACTGACAACACCATCAG GTACAATGCCAAGCGCAGGCACTGGAGAAGAACCAAGCTAGGGTTTTAG
- the LOC108214568 gene encoding protein LONGIFOLIA 1 isoform X2, whose amino-acid sequence MSTKLLRSLTDEKADMQKQIGCMNGIFQLFGRANSHNHKRLPPGTCRSSEPEIEQNYTMQKSLKSVPTQFRKEKKLMTNVELSRTSCSSSCSSSTFSSVDYNKTSQSEPSSSCHSNLPEMTSVVSPPKQPNSSLQLSRQSVDLRDIVKESMYKQSPGLSVKTNTTEEKAYEAIKQKDSPRPQQQHKHVQAEVDRRDVSLQVLSKLRDGPWNANKERFSALPLVPRDSPRYSYDETESRRKLKSTTKLKELPRLSLDSRERSPRISSSECRKNQMPRKDEESRVHGQIITENQEPGSNKKPSAIVARLMGFEPIPDTAPTEGQAIEVKSCLLEESETISPSLKVLARSRQSTGSGSPKVHCNTSVSPRLKNDSVYMDSISGSMFSVKKAPRTQIDSNQGSRRQSMNCQETSTKLPLASSSVYSEIKKKLGELEFRNDGKDLRALKQIIEAMERKKESLDSKKNEEQNPNSESCTSQSSSNNSSNQAPAQRRRCNSPVSPVKGSTSPKNRGTQIVKARSAKLIENSVIPDDDKSCLQKIWSGENAENIKNFAERRTAREFSLRNNCRRDSSGPLPYIEEKKIDEPVNSLQHLKASQQTGRKNLANFRKSSPNLNPRMPQKKHGMEKLSGFATQSSDLKISRIQSSKLPTEPSSPTKRQCQNSAIQHKRDDQIRRSPTGPRNMNKGDSRGSMQTQNAFRLDVQIDRKSKSKSTYCTTEIISPYKPKDPNKGDAIAKYAGERLITELPAPLEQPSPISVLDITFYEDDNPSPVKKISTVFQGHIDCLQSSRASKFDQRTLNDVSHLVQELGLLNTSQDKAATDHHKSLTNPDHRYVAEILTSTGLLRDLGSSTTMTGIQINQAGLLVNPELYHVLEKDTEVALEQVDKKSVRSTGREKVQRRLVFDAVSEILLEGSFDLRTVQTKMGERRTSGEKLLEELCTKLDQQQATPDDSLNDIDDELKSILRADIMNKRKNWTGYSSQLAGLVLDIERMIFKDLIGEIVREG is encoded by the exons ATGTCGACGAAGCTTCTACGTTCATTAACAGATGAAAAGGCAGATATGCAGAAACAAATTGGATGCATGAATGGAATTTTCCAGCTCTTTGGAAGAGCCAATAGTCACAACCACAAAAGGCTTCCTCCAG GCACATGTCGCAGTAGTGAACCTGAAATAGAGCAAAATTATACGATGCAGAAATCTCTG AAAAGCGTCCCAACGCAGTTCAGGAAAGAGAAGAAGCTAATGACCAATGTGGAATTATCAAGAACCTCATGTTCATCCTCGTGTTCATCCTCTACTTTCTCATCAGTAGATTATAATAAAACAAGTCAATCGGAACCATCATCATCCTGCCACAGCAATTTACCTGAAATGACATCTGTGGTCTCACCTCCAAAACAGCCAAACTCCTCGTTGCAGTTGTCTCGGCAATCTGTAGATCTTCGTGACATAGTTAAGGAGTCCATGTACAAACAGTCCCCTGGATTATCAGTTAAAACCAACACCACAGAAGAAAAGGCATATGAAGCCATAAAGCAAAAGGATTCTCCTCGGCCCCAGCAGCAACACAAACATGTTCAAGCCGAAGTTGACAGACGTGATGTATCGCTTCAAGTTCTAAGTAAGCTTCGTGATGGACCATGGAACGCCAACAAAGAGAGGTTTAGTGCTTTGCCATTGGTGCCAAGAGACAGTCCACGATACTCTTATGATGAAACAGAATCACGAcgtaaattaaaatcaaccacAAAACTCAAAGAGCTTCCAAGGCTATCACTGGACAGCAGAGAACGCTCTCCCAGGATATCTTCTTCTGAATGTAGAAAAAACCAAATGCCGAGGAAAGATGAGGAATCTAGGGTACATGGTCAAATCATAACCGAGAACCAAGAGCCAGGCAGTAACAAAAAACCATCTGCAATTGTAGCAAGATTGATGGGTTTTGAGCCTATCCCAGACACTGCTCCAACCGAAGGTCAGGCAATAGAAGTGAAATCCTGCCTGCTTGAAGAATCTGAAACTATCTCACCATCTTTAAAAGTTCTTGCTCGGAGCAGGCAAAGTACAGGTTCGGGATCTCCAAAGGTTCACTGCAATACGTCTGTCTCTCCTAGACTCAAAAATGACAGCGTATACATGGATTCAATCTCGGGTTCAATGTTTTCAGTTAAAAAAGCTCCAAGGACACAGATAGACAGCAATCAAGGCTCTCGGAGGCAATCGATGAATTGCCAAGAAACATCCACAAAGCTTCCACTAGCATCTTCTTCTGTTTATAGTGAAATCAAGAAAAAGTTAGGTGAACTTGAATTCAGAAATGATGGCAAGGATCTCAGAGCTCTCAAACAGATAATTGAAGCAATGGAAAGGAAAAAAGAGAGTTTAGACagcaaaaagaatgaagagcaaaACCCAAATTCTGAGTCTTGTACAAGTCAAAGCAGCTCCAACAACAGCTCAAATCAGGCACCTGCACAGAGAAGGAGATGTAACAGCCCAGTTTCACCCGTCAAGGGGTCGACTTCTCCTAAAAACCGTGGAACGCAAATTGTCAAAGCCAGATCAGCTAAGCTTATTGAGAACTCTGTAATTCCAGATGACGATAAATCATGTCTCCAGAAGATATGGTCTGGAGAGAATGCTGAAAACATAAAAAACTTTGCTGAAAGGCGAACAGCAAGAGAATTTAGTCTTAGAAACAATTGTCGCAGAGACTCATCTGGGCCTCTACCTTATATTGAGGAAAAGAAAATTGATGAACCTGTAAATTCGTTGCAGCATCTAAAGGCTTCTCAACAGACAGGTAGAAAAAACCTTGCCaactttaggaagagctctccAAATTTGAACCCAAGAATGCCACAGAAAAAACATGGGATGGAGAAGCTGTCTGGTTTCGCCACCCAGTCATCTGACTTGAAAATCTCTCGAATTCAATCAAGTAAGCTGCCAACAGAACCAAGCTCCCCAACAAAAAGACAATGCCAAAACTCTGCCATTCAGCATAAGAGAGATGACCAAATAAGAAGATCACCAACAGGTCCTCGAAATATGAACAAAGGAGATAGTAGAGGCTCTATGCAAACACAAAATGCTTTTCGGTTGGACGTGCagatagacagaaaaagcaaaagCAAAAGCACATACTGTACAACGGAGATTATCAGCCCTTACAAGCCGAAGGACCCTAACAAAGGA GATGCTATAGCTAAGTATGCTGGGGAGAGATTGATTACCGAACTCCCAGCTCCATTAGAGCAACCGAGTCCTATATCCGTGCTTGATATTACATTCTATGAAGATGACAACCCATCTCCTGTTAAGAAGATATCAACCGTTTTTCAAG GGCATATAGATTGCTTACAGAGCAGCAGAGCCTCTAAGTTTGATCAGAGAACATTAAATGATGTCAGCCACTTGGTTCAAGAACTTGGACTACTGAACACAAGTCAAGATAAAGCTGCAACAGATCACCACAAATCTCTTACAAATCCAGATCATAGATACGTTGCTGAGATTTTAACGTCAACAGGTTTACTTAGGGATCTAGGCTCCAGCACGACGATGACAGGTATTCAGATCAATCAAGCAGGACTCTTAGTAAATCCAGAACTGTATCATGTTCTGGAGAAGGATACTGAGGTTGCACTTGAACAAGTGGACAAGAAGAGTGTGAGATCGACAGGAAGGGAAAAAGTGCAAAGGAGACTAGTGTTTGACGCTGTCAGTGAGATACTTTTGGAAGGTTCCTTCGATTTGAGGACAGTCCAAACCAAGATGGGAGAAAGAAGAACGTCTGGAGAAAAGCTTTTAGAAGAACTGTGCACAAAACTGGATCAACAACAAGCTACTCCAGACGACAGCCTAAACGACATAGATGATGAATTGAAAAGCATCTTAAGGGCTGATATAATGAATAAACGGAAAAATTGGACAGGTTATAGCAGCCAACTTGCAGGACTAGTGTTAGATATAGAGAGAATGATCTTCAAAGACCTGATTGGCGAGATTGTGAGAGAGGGCTAG